The Etheostoma spectabile isolate EspeVRDwgs_2016 chromosome 24, UIUC_Espe_1.0, whole genome shotgun sequence genome contains a region encoding:
- the LOC116673820 gene encoding uncharacterized protein LOC116673820 isoform X1 — translation MFKSVILFLTLSGLQAAPLAVLRSWQKTSSTHELPDGFHQGTEHSNIREPGGFRQGTEPSRRFLVDLNTGLVQEHISEMDRIVAVSRPSLGEGFGEMERRHWLTDEVPVDVPAQKNGGGWVRVEEPSAPYLQDGFRQGTEPMISIPDGFRQGTEPMMSIPDGFRQGTEPIMSIPDGFRQGTEPIMSIPDGFRQGTEPIMSIPDGFRQGTEPIMSIPDGFRQGTEPIMSIPDGFRQGTEPIMSIPDGFRQGTEPMMSIPDGFRQGTEPMMSIPDGFRQGTEPMMSVPDGFRQGTEPMMSIPDGFRQGTEPMMSIPDGFRQGTKPMMSIPDGFRQGTEPMMSIPDGFRQGTEPMMSIPDGFRQGTEPMMSIPDGFRQGTEPMMSIPDGFRQGTEPMMSIPDGFRQGTEPMMSIPDGFRQGTEPMMSIPDGFRQGTKPILTIPERFRQETERITSRLQTKRVACKGEVIDGNCYEFNPTMLTFQDAQALCRALAPNAELASVTTGDLHSRLVSLATKDGESNPVLTWLGGIVKNQQASWVDGSEWSYSDWMPGHPNIHTDKAVCVEMFKLDESWWTAADCELKRASICSYQITA, via the exons ATGTTCAAGTCAGTGATACTGTTCCTGACACTGTCAG GCCTCCAAGCTGCCCCACTTGCAGTCCTGAGAAGTTGGCAGAAGACATCTTCAACCCATGAGCTCCCGGATGGCTTTCACCAGGGCACTGAACACTCCAACATCCGTGAACCTGGGGGCTTCCGACAAGGCACAGAGCCCTCAAGGAGGTTTCTTGTTGACCTTAACACAGGCCTGGTGCAGGAACACATCAGTGAGATGGACAGGATAGTGG CTGTCAGCCGTCCTTCTCTGGGAGAGGGAtttggagagatggagagaagacACTGGCTGACAGATGAGG TCCCCGTTGATGTTCCAGCCCAGAAGAATGGTGGTGGTTGGGTTCGGGTGGAGGAACCCTCTGCTCCTTATCTCCAAGATGGGTTCAGACAGGGAACCGAACCCATGATTTCTATTCCAGATGGTTTCAGACAGGGAACCGAACCCATGATGTCTATCCCAGATGGTTTCAGACAGGGAACTGAACCCATAATGTCTATCCCAGATGGTTTCAGACAGGGAACTGAACCCATAATGTCTATCCCAGATGGTTTCAGACAGGGAACCGAACCCATAATGTCTATCCCAGATGGTTTCAGACAGGGAACTGAACCCATAATGTCTATCCCAGATGGTTTCAGACAGGGAACCGAACCCATAATGTCTATCCCAGATGGTTTCAGACAGGGAACCGAACCCATAATGTCTATCCCAGATGGTTTCAGACAGGGAACTGAACCCATGATGTCTATCCCAGATGGGTTCAGACAGGGAACCGAACCCATGATGTCTATCCCAGATGGTTTCAGACAGGGAACCGAACCCATGATGTCTGTCCCAGATGGTTTCAGACAGGGAACCGAACCCATGATGTCTATCCCAGATGGTTTCAGACAGGGAACCGAACCCATGATGTCTATCCCAGATGGGTTCAGACAGGGAACCAAACCCATGATGTCTATCCCAGATGGTTTCAGACAGGGAACCGAACCCATGATGTCTATCCCAGATGGTTTCAGACAGGGAACCGAACCCATGATGTCTATCCCAGATGGGTTCAGACAGGGAACCGAACCCATGATGTCTATCCCAGATGGTTTCAGACAGGGAACCGAACCCATGATGTCTATCCCAGATGGTTTCAGACAGGGAACCGAACCCATGATGTCTATCCCAGATGGTTTCAGACAGGGAACCGAACCCATGATGTCTATCCCAGATGGTTTCAGACAGGGAACCGAACCCATGATGTCTATCCCAGATGGTTTCAGACAGGGAACCAAACCCATTCTTACAATCCCAGAGCGTTTTAGACAGGAAACTGAACGCATTACCTCCAGGCTTCAAACAAAAAGAGTGGCTTGTAAGGGTGAGGTCATCGATGGAAACTGCTATGAGTTCAACCCAACGATGCTGACCTTTCAAGATGCACAG GCTTTATGCAGAGCCCTCGCCCCAAATGCTGAGCTTGCATCTGTAACCACTGGCGATCTGCATTCCCGCCTGGTCTCCCTGGCAACCAAGGATGGTGAGAGCAACCCTGTGTTGACCTGGTTGGGAGGCATAGTCAAG AACCAGCAGGCATCATGGGTAGATGGGTCAGAGTGGAGTTACAGCGACTGGATGCCAGGTCACCCCAACATTCACACTGATAAAGCTGTCTGTGTGGAGATGTTTAAGCTAG ATGAGAGCTGGTGGACGGCAGCCGACTGTGAACTGAAGAGAGCGTCCATCTGCTCATACCAGATCACTGCATGA
- the LOC116673820 gene encoding uncharacterized protein LOC116673820 isoform X2: MFKSVILFLTLSGLQAAPLAVLRSWQKTSSTHELPDGFHQGTEHSNIREPGGFRQGTEPSRRFLVDLNTGLVQEHISEMDRIVEGFGEMERRHWLTDEVPVDVPAQKNGGGWVRVEEPSAPYLQDGFRQGTEPMISIPDGFRQGTEPMMSIPDGFRQGTEPIMSIPDGFRQGTEPIMSIPDGFRQGTEPIMSIPDGFRQGTEPIMSIPDGFRQGTEPIMSIPDGFRQGTEPIMSIPDGFRQGTEPMMSIPDGFRQGTEPMMSIPDGFRQGTEPMMSVPDGFRQGTEPMMSIPDGFRQGTEPMMSIPDGFRQGTKPMMSIPDGFRQGTEPMMSIPDGFRQGTEPMMSIPDGFRQGTEPMMSIPDGFRQGTEPMMSIPDGFRQGTEPMMSIPDGFRQGTEPMMSIPDGFRQGTEPMMSIPDGFRQGTKPILTIPERFRQETERITSRLQTKRVACKGEVIDGNCYEFNPTMLTFQDAQALCRALAPNAELASVTTGDLHSRLVSLATKDGESNPVLTWLGGIVKNQQASWVDGSEWSYSDWMPGHPNIHTDKAVCVEMFKLDESWWTAADCELKRASICSYQITA, translated from the exons ATGTTCAAGTCAGTGATACTGTTCCTGACACTGTCAG GCCTCCAAGCTGCCCCACTTGCAGTCCTGAGAAGTTGGCAGAAGACATCTTCAACCCATGAGCTCCCGGATGGCTTTCACCAGGGCACTGAACACTCCAACATCCGTGAACCTGGGGGCTTCCGACAAGGCACAGAGCCCTCAAGGAGGTTTCTTGTTGACCTTAACACAGGCCTGGTGCAGGAACACATCAGTGAGATGGACAGGATAGTGG AGGGAtttggagagatggagagaagacACTGGCTGACAGATGAGG TCCCCGTTGATGTTCCAGCCCAGAAGAATGGTGGTGGTTGGGTTCGGGTGGAGGAACCCTCTGCTCCTTATCTCCAAGATGGGTTCAGACAGGGAACCGAACCCATGATTTCTATTCCAGATGGTTTCAGACAGGGAACCGAACCCATGATGTCTATCCCAGATGGTTTCAGACAGGGAACTGAACCCATAATGTCTATCCCAGATGGTTTCAGACAGGGAACTGAACCCATAATGTCTATCCCAGATGGTTTCAGACAGGGAACCGAACCCATAATGTCTATCCCAGATGGTTTCAGACAGGGAACTGAACCCATAATGTCTATCCCAGATGGTTTCAGACAGGGAACCGAACCCATAATGTCTATCCCAGATGGTTTCAGACAGGGAACCGAACCCATAATGTCTATCCCAGATGGTTTCAGACAGGGAACTGAACCCATGATGTCTATCCCAGATGGGTTCAGACAGGGAACCGAACCCATGATGTCTATCCCAGATGGTTTCAGACAGGGAACCGAACCCATGATGTCTGTCCCAGATGGTTTCAGACAGGGAACCGAACCCATGATGTCTATCCCAGATGGTTTCAGACAGGGAACCGAACCCATGATGTCTATCCCAGATGGGTTCAGACAGGGAACCAAACCCATGATGTCTATCCCAGATGGTTTCAGACAGGGAACCGAACCCATGATGTCTATCCCAGATGGTTTCAGACAGGGAACCGAACCCATGATGTCTATCCCAGATGGGTTCAGACAGGGAACCGAACCCATGATGTCTATCCCAGATGGTTTCAGACAGGGAACCGAACCCATGATGTCTATCCCAGATGGTTTCAGACAGGGAACCGAACCCATGATGTCTATCCCAGATGGTTTCAGACAGGGAACCGAACCCATGATGTCTATCCCAGATGGTTTCAGACAGGGAACCGAACCCATGATGTCTATCCCAGATGGTTTCAGACAGGGAACCAAACCCATTCTTACAATCCCAGAGCGTTTTAGACAGGAAACTGAACGCATTACCTCCAGGCTTCAAACAAAAAGAGTGGCTTGTAAGGGTGAGGTCATCGATGGAAACTGCTATGAGTTCAACCCAACGATGCTGACCTTTCAAGATGCACAG GCTTTATGCAGAGCCCTCGCCCCAAATGCTGAGCTTGCATCTGTAACCACTGGCGATCTGCATTCCCGCCTGGTCTCCCTGGCAACCAAGGATGGTGAGAGCAACCCTGTGTTGACCTGGTTGGGAGGCATAGTCAAG AACCAGCAGGCATCATGGGTAGATGGGTCAGAGTGGAGTTACAGCGACTGGATGCCAGGTCACCCCAACATTCACACTGATAAAGCTGTCTGTGTGGAGATGTTTAAGCTAG ATGAGAGCTGGTGGACGGCAGCCGACTGTGAACTGAAGAGAGCGTCCATCTGCTCATACCAGATCACTGCATGA